The Rissa tridactyla isolate bRisTri1 chromosome 16, bRisTri1.patW.cur.20221130, whole genome shotgun sequence genome includes a window with the following:
- the PLEKHM2 gene encoding pleckstrin homology domain-containing family M member 2 isoform X1, with translation MEPAEVKDRILENISLSVKKLQSYFAACEDETPAIRNHDKVLQRLCEHLDHALLYGLQDLSSGYWVLVVHFTRREAIKQIEVLQHVATNLGRSRAWLYLALNENSLESYLRLFQENLSLLHKYYVKNALVCSHDHLTLFLTLVSGLEFIRFDLDLDAPYLDLAPYMPDYYKPQYLLDFEDRLPSSVHGSDSLSLNSFNSVTSTNLEWDDSAIAPSSEDGDLTDTLSCPRSTASEANGSKASVKSPTQRYNPFNEEKADAPSSTETTPVHTASQEKAEATPEGTDQSESCTELEVIRLAKKKKTGKKKKAKPEEPVNTPAPVVPETQQASGDSGVNGLSDREDPQRDDGPAAPAGEPSPGGQEEGRERSALSQLALHIPEMKDTSMESVGQPLRKVMDRLNGQLDPSGWNAPLEPPGQSFRTGTPGETPDGSSSGDFSEGISAPMDFYRFTVESPNAAAPGGGHHDTPGPGQPPHVSGSPEAPEEEESREGEAVGAVEESGGASDELQAGQTETANPQAPREPKKEQPSPSLSSAEDSGVEEGQGSPSELTHPSEFRVDNNHLLLLMIHVFRENEEQLFRMIRMSTGHMEGNLQLIYVLLTDCYVYLIRKGAAEKPYMVEEAVSYNELDYISVGLDQQTVTLVCTNRRKQFLLDTADVALTEFFLVSLKSAMIKGCREPPYPSILTDATMEKLALAKFVAQESKCEACDVVVRFYGLVHWEDPMDEALGPANSSYSSTENAVTKDGILHYKAGTSYLGKEQWKTCFVVLSNGILYQYPDRTDVTPLLSINMGGEQCGGCRRSNTTDRPHSFQVILTDRPSLELSAENEEDMADWMQYFCQAVSKGVIPQGVAPTPCVPCCLVLTDEKVFTCHEDCQTSFFRSLGTAELTDITAVSTEAGKEYCILEFAQDSKQFLPPWVLYLSCTTELERFLSALNAAWRNIYQVDLLHKAILDAAVKKKCEDAQSLIDSAWQRSDSLCRGRAERDPWC, from the exons aTGGAGCCGGCGGAGGTGAAGGACCGCATCCTGGAGAACATCTCCCTCTCCGTCAAGAAG CTGCAGAGCTACTTTGCCGCCTGTGAAGACGAGACGCCGGCCATCAGAAACCACGACAAGGTTCTGCAGCGGCTCTGCGAACATCTGGACCATGCTCTGCTCTATGG ccTGCAAGATCTTTCCTCAGGCTACTGGGTGCTGGTCGTTCACTTCACCCGCCGGGAAGCCATCAAACAGATAGAAGTGCTTCAACACGTGGCCACCAACTTGGGACGCA gCCGGGCATGGCTGTACTTAGCCCTCAACGAAAACTCCTTGGAGAGTTATTTGAGGCTGTTCCAGGAGAACCTAAGCCTGTTGCACAAGTACTATGTCAA GAACGCCCTGGTTTGCAGTCACGATCATCTGACCTTGTTCTTAACGCTGGTGTCCGGGCTGGAGTTCATCCGCTTCGACTTGGATCTG GACGCTCCTTACCTGGATCTGGCCCCGTACATGCCAGATTACTACAAACCTCAGTACCTGCTAGACTTTGAGGACCGCCTGCCCAGCTCCGTGCACGGCTCGGACAGCCTGTCCCTCAACTCCTTCAACTCGGTCACCTCCACCAACCTGGAGTGGGACGACAGTGCCATCGCTCCGTCCAGTGAAG ACGGAGACCTCACGGACACGCTCAGCTGCCCACGCTCCACCGCCTCAGAGGCCAACGGCAGCAAGGCCTCTGTGAAGAGCCCGACGCAGCGCTACAACCCCTTCAATGAGGAGAAAGCTGATGCGCCATCCTCCACCGAGACCACGCCGGTGCACACAGCTTCGCAGGAGAAGGCAGAAGCCACCCCTGAAGGAACAGACCAGTCCGAGAGCTGCACGGAGCTGGAGGTCATCAG GTTagccaagaagaagaaaacaggcaaGAAGAAGAAAGCGAAGCCCGAGGAGCCGGTTAACACCCCTGCGCCCGTAGTGCCCGAGACCCAGCAGGCCAGCGGAGACAGCGGCGTGAACGGGCTGAGTGACAGAGAAGACCCGCAGAGAGACGATGGTCCCGCTGCTCCAGCTGGTGAGCCAAgcccgggcgggcaggaggagggtcGGGAGCGCTCTGCCCTCAGCCAGCTGGCTTTACACATCCCCGAGATGAAGGACACGTCCATGGAGAGCGTGGGGCAGCCGCTGCGTAAGGTGATGGACAGGCTCAACGGGCAGCTGGACCCCAGCGGCTGGAACGCCCCCCTCGAGCCCCCTGGGCAGTCCTTTCGGACTGGCACGCCAGGGGAGACCCCGGATGGATCGTCCTCTGGCGACTTTAGTGAGGGGATTTCAGCCCCCATGGACTTCTACCGTTTTACCGTCGAGAGTCCAAACGCTGCTGCACCAGGTGGTGGCCACCATGACACTCCAGGGCCTGGCCAACCGCCACATGTTTCTGGTAGCCCTGAGGCtcctgaagaagaagaaagcagagagggagaagcagTTGGAGCAGTAGAGGAGTCTGGAGGGGCGAGTGACGAACTCCAAGCTGGCCAGACAGAAACTGCCAACCCCCAGGCTCCCCGCGAGCCGAAGAAGGAGCAGCCCAGCCCTTCCCTGAGCAGCGCCGAGGACTCTGGCGTGGAGGAAGGTCAGGGCAGCCCTTCGGAGCTGACCCATCCCTCCGAGTTCAG GGTGGATAACAaccatctcctcctcctgatGATCCACGTCTTTCGGGAGAACGAGGAACAGTTGTTCAGG ATGATCCGAATGAGCACCGGGCACATGGAGGGGAACCTGCAGCTGATCTACGTCCTGCTGACGGATTGCTACGTGTACCTGATCCGGAAAG GGGCAGCGGAGAAGCCGTACATGGTGGAGGAGGCCGTTTCCTATAACGAGCTGGATTACATTTCG GTTGGGCTGGATCAGCAGACGGTGACGCTGGTGTGCACCAATCGGAGGAAGCAGTTCCTGCTCGACACCGCGGACGTGGCTCTCACCGA GTTCTTCCTGGTCTCCTTGAAGTCAGCCATGATCAAAGGGTGCCGGGAGCCCCCGTACCCCAGTATCCTCACGGACGCCACCATGGAGAAACTGGCGCTCGCAAAGTTCGTGGCCCAGGAGTCCAAGTGTGAG GCCTGCGATGTGGTTGTCCGTTTCTACGGCCTCGTTCACTGGGAAGACCCCATGGACGAGGCGCTGGGACCTGCCAACAGTAGCTACAGCTCCACCGAGAACGCGGTCACCAAGGACGGCATCCTGCACTACAAGGCCGGGACCTCCTACCTGGGCAAGGAGCAGTGGAAGACCTGCTTCGTGGTGCTCAG CAACGGGATCTTGTACCAGTACCCGGATCGCACGGACGTCACCCCTCTGCTCTCCATCAACATGGG cGGCGAGCAGTGCGGGGGATGCCGGCGCTCCAACACCACCGACCGGCCCCACTCCTTCCAGGTGATCCTGACGGACCGGCCCTCCCTGGAGCTGAGCGCCGAGAACGAGGAAGACATGGCggactggatgcagtacttcTGCCAGGCCGTCTCCAAAGGG GTGATCCCCCAAGGTGTTGCCCCTACGCCCTGCGTCCCCTGCTGCCTCGTGCTGACGGATGAGAAGGTTTTCACCTGCCACGAGGATTGCCAGACAAGCTTCTTCCGCTCACTGGGCACCGCGGAGCTGACGGACATCACCGCCGTCTCCACGGAGGCCGGCAAGGAGTACTGTATCCTG GAGTTTGCTCAGGACAGCAAGCAGTTCCTGCCCCCCTGGGTCCTCTACTTGAGTTGCACTACAGAACTGGAGAGGTTCCTCTCGGCGCTGAACGCCGCGTGGAGGAACATCTACCAG GTCGATCTCCTGCACAAGGCCATTCTGGACGCCGCCGTCAAGAAGAAGTGCGAAGacgctcagagcctcatcgacAGCGCCTGGCAGCGCAGCGACAGCCTCTGCCGCGGGCGAGCGGAGCGGGACCCCTGGTGTTAA
- the PLEKHM2 gene encoding pleckstrin homology domain-containing family M member 2 isoform X2, with protein sequence MEPAEVKDRILENISLSVKKLQSYFAACEDETPAIRNHDKVLQRLCEHLDHALLYGLQDLSSGYWVLVVHFTRREAIKQIEVLQHVATNLGRSRAWLYLALNENSLESYLRLFQENLSLLHKYYVKNALVCSHDHLTLFLTLVSGLEFIRFDLDLDAPYLDLAPYMPDYYKPQYLLDFEDRLPSSVHGSDSLSLNSFNSVTSTNLEWDDSAIAPSSEDYDFGDVFPAMQTMPSRDWEDGDLTDTLSCPRSTASEANGSKASVKSPTQRYNPFNEEKADAPSSTETTPVHTASQEKAEATPEGTDQSESCTELEVIRLAKKKKTGKKKKAKPEEPVNTPAPVVPETQQASGDSGVNGLSDREDPQRDDGPAAPAGEPSPGGQEEGRERSALSQLALHIPEMKDTSMESVGQPLRKVMDRLNGQLDPSGWNAPLEPPGQSFRTGTPGETPDGSSSGDFSEGISAPMDFYRFTVESPNAAAPGGGHHDTPGPGQPPHVSGSPEAPEEEESREGEAVGAVEESGGASDELQAGQTETANPQAPREPKKEQPSPSLSSAEDSGVEEGQGSPSELTHPSEFRVDNNHLLLLMIHVFRENEEQLFRMIRMSTGHMEGNLQLIYVLLTDCYVYLIRKGAAEKPYMVEEAVSYNELDYISVGLDQQTVTLVCTNRRKQFLLDTADVALTEFFLVSLKSAMIKGCREPPYPSILTDATMEKLALAKFVAQESKCEACDVVVRFYGLVHWEDPMDEALGPANSSYSSTENAVTKDGILHYKAGTSYLGKEQWKTCFVVLSNGILYQYPDRTDVTPLLSINMGGEQCGGCRRSNTTDRPHSFQVILTDRPSLELSAENEEDMADWMQYFCQAVSKGVIPQGVAPTPCVPCCLVLTDEKVFTCHEDCQTSFFRSLGTAELTDITAVSTEAGKEYCILEFAQDSKQFLPPWVLYLSCTTELERFLSALNAAWRNIYQVDLLHKAILDAAVKKKCEDAQSLIDSAWQRSDSLCRGRAERDPWC encoded by the exons aTGGAGCCGGCGGAGGTGAAGGACCGCATCCTGGAGAACATCTCCCTCTCCGTCAAGAAG CTGCAGAGCTACTTTGCCGCCTGTGAAGACGAGACGCCGGCCATCAGAAACCACGACAAGGTTCTGCAGCGGCTCTGCGAACATCTGGACCATGCTCTGCTCTATGG ccTGCAAGATCTTTCCTCAGGCTACTGGGTGCTGGTCGTTCACTTCACCCGCCGGGAAGCCATCAAACAGATAGAAGTGCTTCAACACGTGGCCACCAACTTGGGACGCA gCCGGGCATGGCTGTACTTAGCCCTCAACGAAAACTCCTTGGAGAGTTATTTGAGGCTGTTCCAGGAGAACCTAAGCCTGTTGCACAAGTACTATGTCAA GAACGCCCTGGTTTGCAGTCACGATCATCTGACCTTGTTCTTAACGCTGGTGTCCGGGCTGGAGTTCATCCGCTTCGACTTGGATCTG GACGCTCCTTACCTGGATCTGGCCCCGTACATGCCAGATTACTACAAACCTCAGTACCTGCTAGACTTTGAGGACCGCCTGCCCAGCTCCGTGCACGGCTCGGACAGCCTGTCCCTCAACTCCTTCAACTCGGTCACCTCCACCAACCTGGAGTGGGACGACAGTGCCATCGCTCCGTCCAGTGAAG ATTATGATTTTGGAGATGTCTTTCCAGCAATGCAGACCATGCCCAGCAGAGACTGGGAAG ACGGAGACCTCACGGACACGCTCAGCTGCCCACGCTCCACCGCCTCAGAGGCCAACGGCAGCAAGGCCTCTGTGAAGAGCCCGACGCAGCGCTACAACCCCTTCAATGAGGAGAAAGCTGATGCGCCATCCTCCACCGAGACCACGCCGGTGCACACAGCTTCGCAGGAGAAGGCAGAAGCCACCCCTGAAGGAACAGACCAGTCCGAGAGCTGCACGGAGCTGGAGGTCATCAG GTTagccaagaagaagaaaacaggcaaGAAGAAGAAAGCGAAGCCCGAGGAGCCGGTTAACACCCCTGCGCCCGTAGTGCCCGAGACCCAGCAGGCCAGCGGAGACAGCGGCGTGAACGGGCTGAGTGACAGAGAAGACCCGCAGAGAGACGATGGTCCCGCTGCTCCAGCTGGTGAGCCAAgcccgggcgggcaggaggagggtcGGGAGCGCTCTGCCCTCAGCCAGCTGGCTTTACACATCCCCGAGATGAAGGACACGTCCATGGAGAGCGTGGGGCAGCCGCTGCGTAAGGTGATGGACAGGCTCAACGGGCAGCTGGACCCCAGCGGCTGGAACGCCCCCCTCGAGCCCCCTGGGCAGTCCTTTCGGACTGGCACGCCAGGGGAGACCCCGGATGGATCGTCCTCTGGCGACTTTAGTGAGGGGATTTCAGCCCCCATGGACTTCTACCGTTTTACCGTCGAGAGTCCAAACGCTGCTGCACCAGGTGGTGGCCACCATGACACTCCAGGGCCTGGCCAACCGCCACATGTTTCTGGTAGCCCTGAGGCtcctgaagaagaagaaagcagagagggagaagcagTTGGAGCAGTAGAGGAGTCTGGAGGGGCGAGTGACGAACTCCAAGCTGGCCAGACAGAAACTGCCAACCCCCAGGCTCCCCGCGAGCCGAAGAAGGAGCAGCCCAGCCCTTCCCTGAGCAGCGCCGAGGACTCTGGCGTGGAGGAAGGTCAGGGCAGCCCTTCGGAGCTGACCCATCCCTCCGAGTTCAG GGTGGATAACAaccatctcctcctcctgatGATCCACGTCTTTCGGGAGAACGAGGAACAGTTGTTCAGG ATGATCCGAATGAGCACCGGGCACATGGAGGGGAACCTGCAGCTGATCTACGTCCTGCTGACGGATTGCTACGTGTACCTGATCCGGAAAG GGGCAGCGGAGAAGCCGTACATGGTGGAGGAGGCCGTTTCCTATAACGAGCTGGATTACATTTCG GTTGGGCTGGATCAGCAGACGGTGACGCTGGTGTGCACCAATCGGAGGAAGCAGTTCCTGCTCGACACCGCGGACGTGGCTCTCACCGA GTTCTTCCTGGTCTCCTTGAAGTCAGCCATGATCAAAGGGTGCCGGGAGCCCCCGTACCCCAGTATCCTCACGGACGCCACCATGGAGAAACTGGCGCTCGCAAAGTTCGTGGCCCAGGAGTCCAAGTGTGAG GCCTGCGATGTGGTTGTCCGTTTCTACGGCCTCGTTCACTGGGAAGACCCCATGGACGAGGCGCTGGGACCTGCCAACAGTAGCTACAGCTCCACCGAGAACGCGGTCACCAAGGACGGCATCCTGCACTACAAGGCCGGGACCTCCTACCTGGGCAAGGAGCAGTGGAAGACCTGCTTCGTGGTGCTCAG CAACGGGATCTTGTACCAGTACCCGGATCGCACGGACGTCACCCCTCTGCTCTCCATCAACATGGG cGGCGAGCAGTGCGGGGGATGCCGGCGCTCCAACACCACCGACCGGCCCCACTCCTTCCAGGTGATCCTGACGGACCGGCCCTCCCTGGAGCTGAGCGCCGAGAACGAGGAAGACATGGCggactggatgcagtacttcTGCCAGGCCGTCTCCAAAGGG GTGATCCCCCAAGGTGTTGCCCCTACGCCCTGCGTCCCCTGCTGCCTCGTGCTGACGGATGAGAAGGTTTTCACCTGCCACGAGGATTGCCAGACAAGCTTCTTCCGCTCACTGGGCACCGCGGAGCTGACGGACATCACCGCCGTCTCCACGGAGGCCGGCAAGGAGTACTGTATCCTG GAGTTTGCTCAGGACAGCAAGCAGTTCCTGCCCCCCTGGGTCCTCTACTTGAGTTGCACTACAGAACTGGAGAGGTTCCTCTCGGCGCTGAACGCCGCGTGGAGGAACATCTACCAG GTCGATCTCCTGCACAAGGCCATTCTGGACGCCGCCGTCAAGAAGAAGTGCGAAGacgctcagagcctcatcgacAGCGCCTGGCAGCGCAGCGACAGCCTCTGCCGCGGGCGAGCGGAGCGGGACCCCTGGTGTTAA
- the SLC25A34 gene encoding LOW QUALITY PROTEIN: solute carrier family 25 member 34 (The sequence of the model RefSeq protein was modified relative to this genomic sequence to represent the inferred CDS: deleted 1 base in 1 codon) has protein sequence MAAGGGALAPFPGSPPASLHEFPYPPQNRPRVARGSPTGGVPPAIDLVLGATAGCLACVLTNPLEVVKTRLQLQGELQPPGTYPRPYRGVLRAVGAVCRADGLRGLQKGLAAGLLYQGLMNGVRFYCYSCAEDAGWTRYPGGTVAAGAVAGAVGAFVGSPAYLVKTHLQAQTLSAVAVGHQHNHENIARAFESIYKQHGVAGLWRGVTGAVPRVAVGSAAQLATFASAKDWVCERQWFGEGSWAAVLAGGMVSGVAVAVTMTPFDVVSTRLYNQPVDADGTGKLYRGFLDCVLQISSKEGLLGLYKGIGAVYLRLGPHTVLSLFFWDELRKMVQHQQPPGL, from the exons ATGGCGGCGGGTGGCGGGGCCCTCGCACCcttccccggctccccccccgcctccctgcaTGAATTCCCTTATCCCCCCCAAAACAGACCCCGCGTCGCCCGGGGTTCTCCGACG GGGGGGGTCCCGCCGGCCATCGATTTGGTGCTGGGAGCCACGGCCGGCTGCTTGGCCTGCGTCCTCACCAACCCCTTGGAGGTGGTCAAGACGCGGCTGCAGCTGCAGGGGGAACTGCAGCCCCCCGGCACCTACCCCCGGCCCTACCGGGGGGTGCTGCGGGCGGTGGGGGCCGTGTGCCGGGCCgacgggctgcgggggctgcagAAGGGCCTGGCCGCCGGCCTCCTCTACCAGGGGCTGATGAACGGCGTCCGGTTTTATTGCTATTCCTGCGCCGAGGACGCCGGCTGGACGCGGTATCCCGGGGGTaccgtggccgccggggccgtgGCCGGGGCGGTGGGAGCCTTCGTGGGCAGCCCCGCGTACCTG GTCAAGACCCACCTCCAAGCCCAGACGCTGTCGGCCGTGGCCGTGGGCCACCAGCACAACCATGAG aACATCGCCAGGGCTTTCGAGAGTATCTACAAGCAGCACGGGGTGGCGGGGCTGTGGCGGGGGGTGACGGGGGCCGTGCCCCGGGTGGCTGTGGGCTCGGCCGCGCAACTCGCCACCTTCGCCTCCGCCAAGGACTGGGTCTGCGAGCGCCAG TGGTTCGGGGAGGGCAGCTGGGCGGCGGTGCTGGCGGGGGGCATGGTGAGCGGCGTGGCCGTGGCGGTGACGATGACGCCCTTCGACGTGGTCAGCACCCGGCTCTACAACCAGCCGGTGGACGCCGACGGCACG GGCAAGCTCTACCGGGGTTTTTTGGACTGCGTCCTCCAAATCTCCAGCAAAGAGGGGCTGCTGGGCTTGTACAAGGGCATCGGCGCCGTCTACCTCCGCCTCGGCCCCCACACCGTCCTCAGCCTCTTCTTTTGGGACGAGCTCAGGAAGATGgtgcagcaccagcagcccccgggGCTGTAG